One Littorina saxatilis isolate snail1 linkage group LG14, US_GU_Lsax_2.0, whole genome shotgun sequence genomic region harbors:
- the LOC138947852 gene encoding uncharacterized protein isoform X2, with translation MAWRNCLLLSTLAVFLHISTIPSQACPSPCSCTPDAVNCYGQKLTQIPEDFPFDTTSIDLQTNDIETIGVQLQNLTYVQEIMLRFNRISHISDGAFSNMPNLTRINLGSNLITTLTADMFHNVPKMSILDLTDNLITTVDGAFDNLPTLTKLVLTRNKLGELTAKGLQPLTNLIYLMAEENGIHHIAMTTFHSMRQLSYMSISNNPLNNMDDVLSNNELLSYLDLGQCHLRNVPTGLPWAIRYLQLSGNNITKITKDTFTQTRFLGIVILDENKIAEIEPGAFMPIAHLQQIWLNGNQLKSFPSPIPSTVNTVCVEKNQITQVADTDFPPNSKVKLLSLRGNKIENMAEFTFARLGNLQKLYLSSNAIAELKDKSLAGLRNLTDLELGRNPVTHVEMRILAGLHALHNLDLSYIHDTEPFMKGNFFRDVPFLKSLNLRSSPSLARNILTSNETLKSFYNLEQLDLRDNQIQNLETDLPRYFPNIKKIKLAGNIWICDPDLLWLHDWMKRARDAFDDAEQVVCAMPMHLAGQVIADLPFHVFFWTTSTTTTTTTTLSTTDMELTGSGDVTTESSEDFASGDITDSAVDTFETSTISFVSNSDSSKTDTIATTGERDTNVVTSKSTESSTISTTKATSAAQTKESETKEVSSTTKSPSVTPPSAITSVKSSTTTPSVMSTKLNPTTTQSSTSTTTITAQPTTTTATTEPTTTTTTTTTTEPTTTTTTTTEPTTTTTTTTSTMKASTPMTRAKVTSTEGFKTSSSTASKTTSQRTAPATTTTTISPTTPTSTTTTTSSPTKTSTVGSTSTVDDSANDTGDHSSRDKGRTSTSQSPPSVTMTTADNSINDSGDRSKGKGQTSASKTPTTTKATTTPVASTSTSRATSTTSNTPTRPASTEPKTLPPTTAASERVSVGHPTSDTIPTTDPPTDTPRYGGSQNRMPSVADSSSETQTIIIATSVTIIALIVVLIAAAVILRHRKKIQHVYLRAFSYTVETSDTAFVLSDQDEPDMLTDSRSLRSGSDRGSTGSRPSFDNPVAGEADQSVDAFVWKEY, from the exons ATGGCGTGGAGAAACTGTCTACTTTTGTCCACACTAGCTGTGTTCCTGCACATCTCCACCATTCCCTCTCAAGCCTGCCCCTCCCCCTGTTCCTGCACACCAGACGCAGTCAACTGCTACGGACAAAAACTCACACAAATCCCGGAGGACTTTCCCTTCGACACGACCTCCATCGACCTTCAAACCAACGACATTGAAACCATCGGCGTCCAGCTTCAGAACTTGACCTACGTGCAAGAGATCATGCTTCGGTTCAACCGCATCTCGCACATCTCCGACGGAGCGTTCAGCAACATGCCCAACCTGACCCGCATCAACCTGGGATCGAACCTCATCACTACGCTCACTGCCGACATGTTTCACAACGTCCCCAAAATGAGCATTCTGGACCTGACAGACAACCTGATAACAACAGTGGACGGAGCGTTCGACAATCTGCCGACCTTGACCAAGCTGGTGCTGACACGGAACAAGCTCGGCGAGTTGACGGCGAAAGGGCTGCAGCCGCTGACAAACCTCATTTATCTGATGGCGGAGGAGAACGGGATCCATCACATCGCGATGACGACATTCCACTCCATGCGACAGTTATCCTACATGTCGATAAGCAACAACCCGCTCAACAACATGGACGACGTCTTGTCCAACAACGAACTTCTCTCCTACCTTGACCTTGGTCAATGTCACCTTCGCAACGTTCCCACGGGGTTGCCATGGGCGATACGCTACCTGCAGCTCAGTGGCAACAACATCACTAAAATCACTAAGGACACCTTCACGCAGACGAGATTCCTAGGAATCGTCATTCTGGACGAGAATAAGATTGCTGAAATTGAACCTGGGGCGTTCATGCCTATCGCCCACCTGCAGCAGATTTGGTTGAACGGAAACCAGCTGAAGTCCTTCCCGTCACCCATTCCATCGACAGTCAACACCGTCTGTGTCGAGAAAAACCAAATCACTCAAGTTGCCGACACAGACTTCCCCCCAAACTCCAAAGTGAAGCTGCTTTCATTGCGCGGAAATAAGATTGAAAACATGGCTGAGTTCACTTTCGCTCGCCTCGGAAACTTGCAGAAACTGTATCTGAGCAGCAACGCTATCGCTGAACTCAAGGACAAATCGCTGGCCGGGTTGAGAAACCTGACTGACCTTGAACTTGGCCGCAATCCCGTCACTCACGTGGAGATGAGAATCCTCGCGGGACTGCACGCCCTGCACAACCTTGACCTTTCCTACATCCACGACACCGAGCCGTTCATGAAGGGAAACTTTTTCCGCGACGTCCCTTTCCTCAAATCTCTCAACCTCCGTTCCAGCCCGTCTCTGGCCAGAAACATTCTCACCTCCAACGAGACGCTCAAGTCGTTTTACAACCTGGAACAGCTTGACCTGAGAGACAACCAGATTCAGAATCTGGAGACGGACCTCCCCCGATACTTCCCCAACATCAAGAAGATCAAGCTTGCGGGGAATATTTGGATCTGTGACCCCGACTTGCTGTGGCTTCACGACTGGATGAAGCGAGCGCGCGATGCGTTCGATGACGCGGAACAGGTGGTTTGCGCCATGCCTATGCACTTAGCTGGACAGGTCATCGCTGATCTCCCTTTCCACgtcttcttctggacaacttccaccaccaccaccactacaacaACGTTGAGCACGACGGACATGGAACTTACAGGATCAGGAGACGTCACAACAGAATCCAGCGAGGATTTTGCATCCGGAGATATAACTGACTCTGCTGTGGATACTTTTGAAACTTCAACGATTTCCTTTGTCAGTAATTCTGATTCTTCTAAAACTGACACTATTGCAACAACAGGTGAGAGAGATACAAATGTTGTAACAAGTAAATCCACAGAAAGTAGCACTATTTCCACCACCAAGGCGACATCAGCTGCTCAAACAAAAGAAAGTGAAACCAAAGAGGTTAGCAGTACAACAAAATCACCTTCAGTGACACCCCCTTCTGCCATCACCTCTGTGAAATCAAGCACAACCACCCCTTCAGTGATGTCCACAAAATTGAACCCTACCACTACACAGTCTTCCACATCTACAACAACGATAACAGCACAgccaaccaccaccaccgcaaCAACAGagcccaccaccaccaccaccaccactacaacaacagagcccaccaccaccaccactacaacaacagagcccaccaccaccaccacaacaaccacatcTACCATGAAAGCATCCACCCCAATGACACGTGCCAAAGTCACAAGTACAGAAGGCTTCAAGACAAGCTCCAGTACAGCATCAAAAACAACCAGC CAAAGAACAGCTCCAGCCACCACGACCACAACAATCTCACCCACCACTCCAacttccaccaccaccaccacgtcATCTCCAACGAAAACCAGCACTGTAGGATCAACATCAACTGTCGATGACTCTGCCAACGACACAGGCGACCACTCGTCCAGAGACAAAGGTCGAACCTCAACCAGTCAGAGTCCACCCAGCGTTACCATGACAACGGCCGACAACTCTATCAACGACTCAGGTGACAGGTCAAAGGGCAAAGGTCAAACATCAGCCAGCAAGACGCCAACTACGACCAAGGCAACAACTACTCCTGTTGCATCAACAAGTACAAG CAGGGCCACATCAACCACCTCCAACACTCCGACCAGGCCAGCGTCAACAGAACCAAAGACCCTCCCACCGACAACCGCAGCCTCAGAGAGAGTCTCCGTGGGGCATCCCACGTCTGACACCATTCCCACCACAGACCCTCCCACTGATACGCCGCGCTACGGCGGCTCACAGAACAGGATGCCCTCAGTCGCCGACTCCTCCTCCGAGACGCAGACCATCATCATAGCAACCTCCGTCACCATCATCGCTCTCATCGTCGTGCTCATCGCCGCGGCCGTCATTCTCCGACACAGGAAGAAGATTCAACACGTGTACCTGCGAGCGTTCAGCTACACAGTGGAGACCAGCGACACGGCGTTCGTGCTTAGCGACCAGGATGAGCCTGACATGTTGACTGACTCGAGGTCACTGAGGTCAGGATCGGACCGCGGGTCGACAGGGTCAAGGCCGAGTTTTGACAACCCTGTCGCTGGAGAAGCTGACCAGAGCGTGGACGCCTTCGTGTGGAAAGAATACTGA
- the LOC138947852 gene encoding uncharacterized protein isoform X1, producing the protein MAWRNCLLLSTLAVFLHISTIPSQACPSPCSCTPDAVNCYGQKLTQIPEDFPFDTTSIDLQTNDIETIGVQLQNLTYVQEIMLRFNRISHISDGAFSNMPNLTRINLGSNLITTLTADMFHNVPKMSILDLTDNLITTVDGAFDNLPTLTKLVLTRNKLGELTAKGLQPLTNLIYLMAEENGIHHIAMTTFHSMRQLSYMSISNNPLNNMDDVLSNNELLSYLDLGQCHLRNVPTGLPWAIRYLQLSGNNITKITKDTFTQTRFLGIVILDENKIAEIEPGAFMPIAHLQQIWLNGNQLKSFPSPIPSTVNTVCVEKNQITQVADTDFPPNSKVKLLSLRGNKIENMAEFTFARLGNLQKLYLSSNAIAELKDKSLAGLRNLTDLELGRNPVTHVEMRILAGLHALHNLDLSYIHDTEPFMKGNFFRDVPFLKSLNLRSSPSLARNILTSNETLKSFYNLEQLDLRDNQIQNLETDLPRYFPNIKKIKLAGNIWICDPDLLWLHDWMKRARDAFDDAEQVVCAMPMHLAGQVIADLPFHVFFWTTSTTTTTTTTLSTTDMELTGSGDVTTESSEDFASGDITDSAVDTFETSTISFVSNSDSSKTDTIATTGERDTNVVTSKSTESSTISTTKATSAAQTKESETKEVSSTTKSPSVTPPSAITSVKSSTTTPSVMSTKLNPTTTQSSTSTTTITAQPTTTTATTEPTTTTTTTTTTEPTTTTTTTTEPTTTTTTTTSTMKASTPMTRAKVTSTEGFKTSSSTASKTTSQRTAPATTTTTISPTTPTSTTTTTSSPTKTSTVGSTSTVDDSANDTGDHSSRDKGRTSTSQSPPSVTMTTADNSINDSGDRSKGKGQTSASKTPTTTKATTTPVASTSTSSRATSTTSNTPTRPASTEPKTLPPTTAASERVSVGHPTSDTIPTTDPPTDTPRYGGSQNRMPSVADSSSETQTIIIATSVTIIALIVVLIAAAVILRHRKKIQHVYLRAFSYTVETSDTAFVLSDQDEPDMLTDSRSLRSGSDRGSTGSRPSFDNPVAGEADQSVDAFVWKEY; encoded by the exons ATGGCGTGGAGAAACTGTCTACTTTTGTCCACACTAGCTGTGTTCCTGCACATCTCCACCATTCCCTCTCAAGCCTGCCCCTCCCCCTGTTCCTGCACACCAGACGCAGTCAACTGCTACGGACAAAAACTCACACAAATCCCGGAGGACTTTCCCTTCGACACGACCTCCATCGACCTTCAAACCAACGACATTGAAACCATCGGCGTCCAGCTTCAGAACTTGACCTACGTGCAAGAGATCATGCTTCGGTTCAACCGCATCTCGCACATCTCCGACGGAGCGTTCAGCAACATGCCCAACCTGACCCGCATCAACCTGGGATCGAACCTCATCACTACGCTCACTGCCGACATGTTTCACAACGTCCCCAAAATGAGCATTCTGGACCTGACAGACAACCTGATAACAACAGTGGACGGAGCGTTCGACAATCTGCCGACCTTGACCAAGCTGGTGCTGACACGGAACAAGCTCGGCGAGTTGACGGCGAAAGGGCTGCAGCCGCTGACAAACCTCATTTATCTGATGGCGGAGGAGAACGGGATCCATCACATCGCGATGACGACATTCCACTCCATGCGACAGTTATCCTACATGTCGATAAGCAACAACCCGCTCAACAACATGGACGACGTCTTGTCCAACAACGAACTTCTCTCCTACCTTGACCTTGGTCAATGTCACCTTCGCAACGTTCCCACGGGGTTGCCATGGGCGATACGCTACCTGCAGCTCAGTGGCAACAACATCACTAAAATCACTAAGGACACCTTCACGCAGACGAGATTCCTAGGAATCGTCATTCTGGACGAGAATAAGATTGCTGAAATTGAACCTGGGGCGTTCATGCCTATCGCCCACCTGCAGCAGATTTGGTTGAACGGAAACCAGCTGAAGTCCTTCCCGTCACCCATTCCATCGACAGTCAACACCGTCTGTGTCGAGAAAAACCAAATCACTCAAGTTGCCGACACAGACTTCCCCCCAAACTCCAAAGTGAAGCTGCTTTCATTGCGCGGAAATAAGATTGAAAACATGGCTGAGTTCACTTTCGCTCGCCTCGGAAACTTGCAGAAACTGTATCTGAGCAGCAACGCTATCGCTGAACTCAAGGACAAATCGCTGGCCGGGTTGAGAAACCTGACTGACCTTGAACTTGGCCGCAATCCCGTCACTCACGTGGAGATGAGAATCCTCGCGGGACTGCACGCCCTGCACAACCTTGACCTTTCCTACATCCACGACACCGAGCCGTTCATGAAGGGAAACTTTTTCCGCGACGTCCCTTTCCTCAAATCTCTCAACCTCCGTTCCAGCCCGTCTCTGGCCAGAAACATTCTCACCTCCAACGAGACGCTCAAGTCGTTTTACAACCTGGAACAGCTTGACCTGAGAGACAACCAGATTCAGAATCTGGAGACGGACCTCCCCCGATACTTCCCCAACATCAAGAAGATCAAGCTTGCGGGGAATATTTGGATCTGTGACCCCGACTTGCTGTGGCTTCACGACTGGATGAAGCGAGCGCGCGATGCGTTCGATGACGCGGAACAGGTGGTTTGCGCCATGCCTATGCACTTAGCTGGACAGGTCATCGCTGATCTCCCTTTCCACgtcttcttctggacaacttccaccaccaccaccactacaacaACGTTGAGCACGACGGACATGGAACTTACAGGATCAGGAGACGTCACAACAGAATCCAGCGAGGATTTTGCATCCGGAGATATAACTGACTCTGCTGTGGATACTTTTGAAACTTCAACGATTTCCTTTGTCAGTAATTCTGATTCTTCTAAAACTGACACTATTGCAACAACAGGTGAGAGAGATACAAATGTTGTAACAAGTAAATCCACAGAAAGTAGCACTATTTCCACCACCAAGGCGACATCAGCTGCTCAAACAAAAGAAAGTGAAACCAAAGAGGTTAGCAGTACAACAAAATCACCTTCAGTGACACCCCCTTCTGCCATCACCTCTGTGAAATCAAGCACAACCACCCCTTCAGTGATGTCCACAAAATTGAACCCTACCACTACACAGTCTTCCACATCTACAACAACGATAACAGCACAgccaaccaccaccaccgcaaCAACAGagcccaccaccaccaccaccaccactacaacaacagagcccaccaccaccaccactacaacaacagagcccaccaccaccaccacaacaaccacatcTACCATGAAAGCATCCACCCCAATGACACGTGCCAAAGTCACAAGTACAGAAGGCTTCAAGACAAGCTCCAGTACAGCATCAAAAACAACCAGC CAAAGAACAGCTCCAGCCACCACGACCACAACAATCTCACCCACCACTCCAacttccaccaccaccaccacgtcATCTCCAACGAAAACCAGCACTGTAGGATCAACATCAACTGTCGATGACTCTGCCAACGACACAGGCGACCACTCGTCCAGAGACAAAGGTCGAACCTCAACCAGTCAGAGTCCACCCAGCGTTACCATGACAACGGCCGACAACTCTATCAACGACTCAGGTGACAGGTCAAAGGGCAAAGGTCAAACATCAGCCAGCAAGACGCCAACTACGACCAAGGCAACAACTACTCCTGTTGCATCAACAAGTACAAG CAGCAGGGCCACATCAACCACCTCCAACACTCCGACCAGGCCAGCGTCAACAGAACCAAAGACCCTCCCACCGACAACCGCAGCCTCAGAGAGAGTCTCCGTGGGGCATCCCACGTCTGACACCATTCCCACCACAGACCCTCCCACTGATACGCCGCGCTACGGCGGCTCACAGAACAGGATGCCCTCAGTCGCCGACTCCTCCTCCGAGACGCAGACCATCATCATAGCAACCTCCGTCACCATCATCGCTCTCATCGTCGTGCTCATCGCCGCGGCCGTCATTCTCCGACACAGGAAGAAGATTCAACACGTGTACCTGCGAGCGTTCAGCTACACAGTGGAGACCAGCGACACGGCGTTCGTGCTTAGCGACCAGGATGAGCCTGACATGTTGACTGACTCGAGGTCACTGAGGTCAGGATCGGACCGCGGGTCGACAGGGTCAAGGCCGAGTTTTGACAACCCTGTCGCTGGAGAAGCTGACCAGAGCGTGGACGCCTTCGTGTGGAAAGAATACTGA